CTCGATGCGCACCGACCTCAAGCCGCTCGAGATCTCCCAGCCCGAGGGGCCGAGCTTCACCGTCGAGGGCAACCTCGTGCGCTGGCAACGCTGGTCGTTCCGCGTCGGCTTCGACCCATACGAGGGACTGGTGCTCCACACGGTGAGCTACGAAGACGACGGTCGATCGCGAACGGTGCTGCACCGTGCGTCGATCAGCGAGATGGTCGTCCCGTACGGCGATCCGAATCCGATGCACGGGTGGAAGAACGCGTTCGACGCGGGCGAATGGGGTCTCGGCCGGATGGCCAACTCCCTCAAGCTCGGGTGCGACTGCTTGGGCGTCATCCACTACTTCGACGCGGTCCTGGCCACCGAAGCGGGCGATCCGTACGTCGTGGAGAACACGATCTGCATGCACGAGGAGGACTACGGGATCCTCTGGAAGCACCACGACATGCAGGGAGGCACGAACGAGACCCGGCGGTCACGCCGCCTCGTCGTGAGCTCGATCGCCACGGTGGGCAACTACGAGTACGGCTTCTACTGGTACTTCTATCTCGACGGGAACGTGCAGCTCGAGGTGAAGCTCAGCGGGATCATCTCGCCGATGGCGGTTGCGCCCGGCGAAGTCCCTGAGTTCGCCACGATCGTCGCGCCAGGCCTCGCCGGGCCGAACCACCAGCACATGTTCTGTGCGCGACTCGATCTCGATGTCGACGGGACGGAGAACTCGGTGTTCGAGGTCGAGGCCGAGCGGGTGCCCGTAGGACCTTCCAACCCGTGGTCCAACGCGTTCCGGCAGCGCGCGACGCAGCTCGAGACCGAGCGCGGTGCGCAGCGGGAGACGAACGCGGCCACGTCACGATGCTGGAAGGTGGTGAACCCGTCACGAACGAACACGCTTGACCAAGCCGTGGGCTACAAGCTCGTGCCCACGATGTCGACACCGACACTGCTCGCGCATCCCGATTCGAGTGTCGGTCGTCGGGCCGGGTTCGCGTGCCACAACCTCTGGGTCACGCCGTACGAGCGCGACGAGCGACGTGCCGCGGGCGACTACCCCAACCAGCACGCTGGTGGGGACGGCCTCCCGCTCTGGACCGACGCCGACCGACCGATCGCCGACACCGATGTCGTCCTCTGGTACACGTTCGGCGTCACCCACTTCGTGCGTCCCGAGGACTGGCCGGTCATGCCGGTCGAGTACACGGGCTTCCTGCTCCAGCCCGTGAGCTTCTTCGACCGCAACCCCGCGCTCGACGTACCGCCGTCATCCGGCAACGGCAGCTGCCACGGCTGAGATCAACCTCGTAGCGGGGCCAGCAGCGCGGTGAGCTCTTTCGGGCGCGTGATGCCGGCCACCTCCGTGCGCTCGAGCCACGACGGCGCGGGTTCCGCGTCGGTTCGCGCCCATTCCGGACCGTCACCCCAATGGCGACGCGTCATCCGCGCGAGCGGATCGGTCACGCCGGCACGCTCGCACGCGGCCGCATATTCGATGCTCGTGCGGCGGGCGCCGTCACGATCCCAGTAGTCCTCCTCCGACGCCCACAAACCGTCGCCCGCGTAGCGCAGGACGGACAGCCCGGGGAAGTCGAAGTAGGCCGAGCCCTCGCTATACGGGTTGTCGCGTCGATTCTGGAGATGGAACACGACCCGGTCGCCCTCGACGATGTGCCAGTCGTACACGCCGTAGATCTCCGGAACGCCTTTCATGACCGCATGGATCCACGCGTCGACTTCGTCGCGACCGTGCAGCGGCCCCCAGAAGTAGTCGTGGTAGTAGACGTCGGGAACGAACAGCTGCGTCCACGAATCCCAGTCTTCGTTCACGTTGCCTACGGTCCACCAGTGGCTGAACGCCTCCTCGATCTCCGCACGGTCGGCAACCATCGAGCGGGTGTATACGTCGGCCAGGTACGGCTCGCAACCGCGCGCCACGAGGAGGCGTCGAAATGAAGTCCTACAAGGTTCTGATCGCGGTCACCGCGCTGAACGTCGCCCTCGTTGCCTCGGCATGGTTCGGCATCGTCGGAGCGCAACCAGGCGGCGCGCAGTCGTCGGATGCGGGCACGCTCCAAGCGTCCGGGTTCGACCTCGTGAACGATGACGGCGTCGTGGTCGCGCAGCTCTACGTGGGGGTCGACGGAACCGGCCAGATCCGACTGCGCGACGCGTCCGGCGAGGTGCGGGTGAAGCTCGGCGCGGGACCAAATGGCTCCGGACTGATCCTGTTCAATGCCGAGGGGGAGCCCGTTCCCGGGGTGTCGGCCAGCACGGACGAGCGGGGCACGAAGATCACCCTCGTCGACGGCGAGCAGAAGAAGACGTTGAAGCCCTGAGGTCAACGTGCGTCGTCAGGCGGGGCGACGTCCGATGATCGTGTGCAGCCCGACCGGAAGTTCCTCGGTACCGAACGACACGCCGACGATTGCTTCGACACCGTGCTCGGCGAGCAGCGCGGGAACTCGTGACGTGTCGACGAGCACGTTGTCATGCCGCTCGTCGTCGCGTCGCCATGATCCGTCCTCATTGCGAAGGAACGTGGTCATCTCGCGGACGAATCGATCCGGAGTGGGAACCGAGAACAGCGCCACGATCGCCCAGTCGTCACCGACGCGTCCCTGGTTCTTGACATCGAGTCTCGCCGTCCCCCACTCGATGTCGCACAGGTCGAGCGCCACCACACCATCGGGACGGAGCGCCTGTGCGATGGCGACGAGCGCGCGGTCGAGCGCGGCTTCATCGGGCAGGTAGCTGAGCGGGTGACCGATCGAGACGATGGCGTCTGCCGATGGGAGCGGGTCGTCTGGCATGACAAGCAGCGAGAGTCGCTCAGCGTCAGGGACGGTCTCGCGGGCGAGCTCCAACATCGCGGGTGAGGCATCCGTCGCGATGACGCGGTGTCCGGCATCCACGAGGTAGCGGGTGAGGAGCCCGCTCCCGCAGCCCAGCTCGAGGACCAGGCCATCCCGCTCGAGCACCGGCTTCAGGAGCTCGAGGATGCCGGGAGCACAGAGGTCCGCGTGGAAGCCGTATCCGAGGTGATGCACGAGCGCGAGGTCACGCCGGTAGTAGGGCTCGTCCATCCCGGGATGTTGCCGCCGCACCAGCGCTGGGAACAACTCCCCTCCCATCGAGCAAGTGACGCACAGCCGTTCAAGAGCGCGGTCCAGCGTCGCTTGCTCGAACGTGTGGCGGGCACAACGATGCCCCGTGAGCTGCAGCGATGCTTCAAGGGGGGCGGTCATGCTGACGATCGGGCGGGACGGACG
The nucleotide sequence above comes from Acidimicrobiia bacterium. Encoded proteins:
- a CDS encoding primary-amine oxidase, whose protein sequence is MTTTASSTSTAHPLDLLTPDEIKQAVEIVRASGRVPEGSVFVHVRLHEPAKEAVAAHGAADPVDREIEIQIVPGPGLEVIEAIVSVTAREMRDWRVVEGMRPTLLFGESANAIGKVRAHPDWQAAMRKRGLTDLDLVQIDPWPAGSFDSPHEAGRRISRCISFVRESKTDNGYARPIEGVIAFYDQGAGEVLEVIDLGVVPLPPNRGSYLPEDVGSMRTDLKPLEISQPEGPSFTVEGNLVRWQRWSFRVGFDPYEGLVLHTVSYEDDGRSRTVLHRASISEMVVPYGDPNPMHGWKNAFDAGEWGLGRMANSLKLGCDCLGVIHYFDAVLATEAGDPYVVENTICMHEEDYGILWKHHDMQGGTNETRRSRRLVVSSIATVGNYEYGFYWYFYLDGNVQLEVKLSGIISPMAVAPGEVPEFATIVAPGLAGPNHQHMFCARLDLDVDGTENSVFEVEAERVPVGPSNPWSNAFRQRATQLETERGAQRETNAATSRCWKVVNPSRTNTLDQAVGYKLVPTMSTPTLLAHPDSSVGRRAGFACHNLWVTPYERDERRAAGDYPNQHAGGDGLPLWTDADRPIADTDVVLWYTFGVTHFVRPEDWPVMPVEYTGFLLQPVSFFDRNPALDVPPSSGNGSCHG
- a CDS encoding nuclear transport factor 2 family protein, whose product is MVADRAEIEEAFSHWWTVGNVNEDWDSWTQLFVPDVYYHDYFWGPLHGRDEVDAWIHAVMKGVPEIYGVYDWHIVEGDRVVFHLQNRRDNPYSEGSAYFDFPGLSVLRYAGDGLWASEEDYWDRDGARRTSIEYAAACERAGVTDPLARMTRRHWGDGPEWARTDAEPAPSWLERTEVAGITRPKELTALLAPLRG
- a CDS encoding class I SAM-dependent methyltransferase; its protein translation is MDEPYYRRDLALVHHLGYGFHADLCAPGILELLKPVLERDGLVLELGCGSGLLTRYLVDAGHRVIATDASPAMLELARETVPDAERLSLLVMPDDPLPSADAIVSIGHPLSYLPDEAALDRALVAIAQALRPDGVVALDLCDIEWGTARLDVKNQGRVGDDWAIVALFSVPTPDRFVREMTTFLRNEDGSWRRDDERHDNVLVDTSRVPALLAEHGVEAIVGVSFGTEELPVGLHTIIGRRPA